TTCACGGCTGCACCAACATCCCGCCTACGGCCGCTGGGCTCGGGCGACGAGACCATTCTGAGTGAGCGGCGTTTTATATACCCGTTCGGTCGTCAGTACCTTGCGTTCACGACAGATACGCCGGCGATCCTCCTGCTCCGGTGTTGGCTCTTTGACCATTGCACATATGCGCGGTTCGCCTCGCTTGAAGGCAAGGAGAGACGAGCGTTTCACCATCGATCTTATCGGTTTTGGCTCGGCGACTGCGACGAGACACTGCGATAGAAGCGGGATCAACGACGTAGCTCTCGATCCCCGCCTTGCTCAGAACCCGATGGATCCAGGAGCCATCGAGCCCGGCTTCCTGGATAGCGACGACGGGGAAGTCTGGCCCCATGCGTGCTCTTGCCTTCTCTCGCACGCTATCGAAGCGACGGAACAAGGCGGATAAATCACCACTGGGGACACTGTGTTTCGACAACTTCTCGCCGCCACCTGGCGACAACGACGAGATCAGCCAGGTTGAACGGCTGAGCTCCAGCGATACGAAGATTGCGCCCAGACCAGTCCGGATAGCAGTCAGAGTTTCGGATCGGTCGGCCACTACATGCATGGTGTTCCTCCGCGGGGTGTTTGTTAGCAGCGTCACTCTGCCAGAGCACGCGCCGCTATCCATCCGTCGCCATGGGATCTGGTGATTGTTCATGTCGCCGATTCCCGCGAAGGAACGCCACCATGACCAAGATTGAAAGTAAGACCGCCAGCGCTGCCGTCAAAGACATTCTGCTTTCAGACCCGGACGGACTTCACGAAATGATCCGTGCGGTGATGCAGGAGGTGCTCGAGGCCGAGATGGACGACGGTGGAGGAGACCATCGAGCGCACGCTGACCTTCTTTTGCCTGCCGCGCCAGCATCACAAGCATCTCAAGAGCACCAACATGCTTGAACGGCTCAATGAGGAAATCCGCCGGCGCACCTATGTCGTGCGCATCTTCCCCAACGCCGAAAGCTGCCTGCGCCTCGTCAGGGCGCCGGCTGTCGAAACCAACGAAAACTGGATGGAGGCCCTACATCAACATTGACGACCTGCGCGAGCACAAGAAGCTCGCTCTACGCCAAGCCGCATGACCAGCATCGTGGCCGCCCCATTTTGCAGAACTTGACGCACACAACCGCCACTTCGAGTTTACCGACCGCACCGAGTCATCCACGCAAAGACCTGCGCAGCGTCAGCTTCAGAGCTTGGTCCCACCGGCTGAACGCCAAAAAAGCGGATCTTGGCCATCGGAAGCGCCCTCAACCGACTGAGAGGTTTCGGCTTATGCGATGCGACTGGCAGTCCTGCGCTCCGGGGACAAGGCCGTGGCGGCAGAAGATCCCCTGGACATCAGGCGATGTCCGGAAGGCAGCATCGTAGTAACGGTTTTTACGCCGCTCGCGGCACGCGCGAGGTGAACGTCGCCCGGGTGACCGACACGCTGGTGCCGTCAATATCGCTGATAATCTCCACCCTGGCCTCCAGTTGTTTCACCAGTGCTTCGACGATGGCTGTTCCAAGTCCGGTAGCCGGTACGTCGTTGGCGATCTTGCCGACGCCATTGTCCGAAACCGTCAGTTTCCAGTCACTGCCCGCGGTCTCGTAGCTCACCTGGATGCGAGCGCCGGTTCTCTTCTTGGGGAAAGCATATTTGATGGCGTTGAGCACGAGTTCGGTGACAATTAGTCCCAGACTGACTGCCCTTTGCGAATCTATCCTGCCGCCTTCGGCCATTACGGTGACCGTGATCGGCTGGGCTTCGCCGACCATCGACGAGGCGAGGCTGCTGCACAATTTCGGTAGGTAAGAGCCGACATCGATCTCGTCGACGCCGGCGGAGGTGTGGAGATGGCGTTGCACCTCGGCCACGGACAGAACGCGCTGATGGGCGTCCTTGAGATGCTGGCGCGTCTCTTCCGACGTCACCGAGCGTGCCTTCAGCAACAGGATCGAGGCAATGATCTGCAGGCTGTTGGCAACCCGATGCTCCATCTCGCGCAGCAGGACGTCTTTCTGCCGAAGCAGGTCTTCGGTGCGACCGAGCAGTTCTTCCTTCTCCCGCTCGATGATACGACGGGCCGTTATGTCATTGAAGGCGAGAAGGATGGTGATGGCCGAACTATGGTCGTAAAGCACCTTGCGGGCATTGAGCAGCATGGTGCGACGGCCGATCCGCGTTCCTGAGCCATGCTTGCCTCCCTCTATCCCTTGATCTGGATCTTCTTCGGCCGATCCGCCTCCGGCCGGTGCAACTCGACTTCGAGCAGCCCGTTGGCGAAACGCGCCTCGACCCGTTCCGGGTCGACGCGGAATGGCAATTGCACTGTCCGGGAGAAGGTCCCATAGGCGCGCTCACGGCGGTGCCAGACGGATTTCTCGTCCTCCGTTCGAGGCTCGCGCGTTCCCTTCAATGTCAGAATGTTCTCGCGCACCGTGAGGCCGATTTCGTCAGGTGATATCCCCGGCAGTTCCGCGGCCACCGCCACGCTGTCCTCGCCAGTCCAAAGATTGATCGGCGGAAACTCCTGAGCGGCGCTGGCGGTCAGCCCGGCCAAACGCTGGTTTACTTCCTGTTGCATGCGCCGCATTTCCACAAACGGATCGAACCCGATGCGGCCGAAATCCGACAAAAGCATGTACATCCTCCTATGATTCACGACCTTGCATGATTGCC
This region of Mesorhizobium sp. M2A.F.Ca.ET.046.03.2.1 genomic DNA includes:
- a CDS encoding Hsp20/alpha crystallin family protein, which produces MSLRKEDVFRRLPEPLFLAFCEVARSGRSVSVLIAPPVAIDRFRFRCARTCRAWQSCKVVNHRRMYMLLSDFGRIGFDPFVEMRRMQQEVNQRLAGLTASAAQEFPPINLWTGEDSVAVAAELPGISPDEIGLTVRENILTLKGTREPRTEDEKSVWHRRERAYGTFSRTVQLPFRVDPERVEARFANGLLEVELHRPEADRPKKIQIKG